In Oreochromis aureus strain Israel breed Guangdong linkage group 17, ZZ_aureus, whole genome shotgun sequence, the genomic stretch TCAGTATGAGTCAGAATATCAGGGCCTGAATAATGAGGCGAGCATGTGGGGAAGCACGGAGAAGACTTTAATGTTGGAAACACTGcttcataaaacaaaacagcccTGTGAGTCCATCCAGCTGTACTTTGTACTGCAGAGGATCCTTGTGCAGCTTCCACAGGGTGAGAaaccaaacagaaacatttacaCTAGCCTCTAATAAATCGCTAATAATGCACTAATAAAATGCTAATAAAGCAGCTAGTGTAAATATTTATGTCGGTTTACCTGCTCCAACACTGTGCTTGCTATTACAGTGTTCTCCTTTTTGCTTCAGAGCTGCTTTAATGTTTCATGGCTCAGATTCAGCAGATCCATGCATTCGTGCTGTTCACACCAAACATCGAGACTCGTCAGAGCAGTAAGCATTTTACCATCGTACAGTATCACTTTTTGTTAGTCTGTGAGAattatagcctcagtttcctgttcttactggtgtggtcttctgctggtgACCTTATTGGCCTTAAAGCtcaaagatgctcttctgcagacTCTGGTTGTACCGAGTGGTTAAACTCAGTGATGGTTgtgggaaaatctcagcagatcagcagtttctgaaaccaaatcacttaaatcacctctCTTCATCGTTCTcgtgctcagtttgaacttcagcaggttgtcgtCACTCTTTCTCTACAGGACTAGGCAGAAATGATGTGAGCAGGAGGCTCATTAACTTATAAACCTCTATATAATCTTCTTTATAACCAGAGGAGTCCCCTTCATTAGGGAGAATGTGAGtttaaaatactattttttCTCAATTTTGGAAAAATGAAGATTTTTACCATTAACAAACCAGCGTTTTTAAATCCTATTAACAAGTCTGAGCTGACCTGAGCCGGACGTCAGAGGCATGAAGTCCTTTTGGTCAGTAATGATTGTTTTTCTGCTCGTGGGTTATTTAATGCCCGAGAGGATGCTCCACACGGTGACCTTTTCACAGTTTAACGATTAAAATTAAACAAGAAAAGCATAAAATGTGTTGATATCACATAAGTGAGCCTGAAGGGCCGGGTTATTTATACTTTATCACATGATGTCAAGTTGTCACAGTTTCAAGATTCCCTGGAAGCACAGTTTTCCTTGATTAACCCCAAACAGCTGGATCTGAATTTAATTTCTACATCATCCTCAGTGTGAACATGTGTAGCACTCCAGGAAATGTCCTCAAAGAAAATGTAATCAGGAGTGCTTTTCCTACTGGGGGTTGTTCTGAGTGTTTCCTCTCTGCATGAGTCTGACCCTTTACATGTGACCACTCTGAAAAACAGTTCATATTTTGGCAGCTTCAGAAAAAGGGAGCAGACTTCTGGGTGAGGGGACATGTAGTGTTTCTCCTGCTGTCAGAATTAGTCCAGGTTTCATCccagctgctgtttttatttctgaatGACTCACGTGTTGTGTCTTCATCTCTGCTGCAAATCTGTTCTTTCCTTTTCATGTCAGCTTTTTTCATATTCCCCTGCAGCTCCCTCAGGCCATTCCATGGGAAAAGAAACTTTTCCTGAGGCCCTGGGAGAAATCCAGCTATTTTAGGAAAACACGTCACTGCTTTGAGCTGCAGCCCAGAAACTCTCCCTTATTtccatcccccccccccaaccacacacacacacacacacacacccctcctcTGGACTTGTTGCACGCGCAGTGTTTACCTTCCATGCTATCACTGCTCTCTCATTATTataattgttattgttgttgtttttgttgttgttgttgtttcctgtttgttgttgtttcatgcctgcagcacacacagcacagactcGCAGGTCGTGCACAACTTGTGGATGAGGGAGCTGCTGTGGAAACGTCAGCGCGGGTTTGTGTGGAGCGGCTGCAGCGTGACATTGCAGAgcctgtctgtgtctgcccgtTCACGCCGCCGTGACAGGAGTGAGAGGGCGGGAGGAGGACGCAGCACGGAGCCACAGGTATTCGTTCGGCTGCAAATTCAGAATGAAAAAGCGGATTTTTTGCCTGAAATTTGAGCGTTTTGCATGAAAAGTCTCGCGCTCTCAGTCTCCACACGTCTTCGCTGTGACTGCATGCGCGCTGTTTCAAACGTGACATCACGTCACGGCATACACGGCAGCCCCTGTGATAACCTTGAGCCCGCGCCGCGCAGGACACAACAGGTTCGTTACGCACGCAAACTCTCTCAGAATCCCGCATCTCTGCGGCGTTTCCGGAGCTCTGTGCCCCTCTCGCGTTCAGCATGTGCGCGTGTTTGTTTCCCCCTCCGTGACgaagcgtgcacacacacacgtcagcTCGGGGAGGGCAAAGTCTGCTTAAAATGCTGCGAGTGTGACGGCGGAGTCCAGAGCACAGCGGCGCGCGGACGGACAGGTGAGCGCGGGGGGCGGAGAAGGACACGCGGAGGCTCGGCGGAGGATCAGAGAGCCCCGAGGAGCGCGCGGGGATCATGACGGTGGTGCCCGCGGAGAACCTGGACGAGACCGTGGCGCTGGCCGCGCTGTCGGCTCAGGACGCGTGCGAGCCGGAGCGCGCGGACAGCCAGGACTGCTGCGAACGCGTGGTCATCAACATCTCCGGGCTGCGCTTCGAGACGCAGCTGAAGACGCTCGCGCAGTTTCCCGCCACGCTGCTGGGAGACCCGCGGAAGAGGATGCGCTTCTTCGACCCACTGAGGAACGAGTACTTCTTCGACCGGAACCGGCCCAGCTTCGACGCCATCCTCTACTACTACCAGTCCGGGGGCCGGCTCCGGAGACCTGTCAACGTGCCGGTGGACATCTTCTTGGAGGAGATCAAGTTCTATGAGCTTGGAGAGGAGGTGATCGAGAATTTTAAGGATGACGAGGGCTTCATTAAGGAGGAGGAGCGCCCGCTGCCCGAGAACGAGTTCCAGCGGCAGGTCTGGCTCCTGTTCGAGTACCCGGAGAGCTCTGGACCCGCCAGGGGCATCGCCATCGTCTCGGTCCTGGTCATTCTCATCTCCATCGTGATCTTCTGCATGGAGACGTTACCGGAGTTCCGTGAGGAGGCCAGGACTTTTGACGAGCACCTGGCAGCGAACGGAACAGCGCGCGCAAAGAAACCGAACCCATTCACGGACCCGTTCTTCATCGTGGAGACGCTTTGCATCATCTGGTTTTCATTCGAGCTGCTGGTCAGGTTCCTCGCGTGCCCCAGCAAGGCCGCCTTCTTCAAGAACATCATGAACACCATCGACATTGTGGCTATCATGCCCTACTTCATCACGCTGGGACTGGAGCTCGCGGAGCACCAGGGGAACGGCCAGCAGGCCATGTCTCTGGCCATCCTCAGGGTCATCCGCCTGGTTCGGGTCTTCCGCATCTTCAAACTGTCCCGACACTCCAAAGGACTGCAGATTCTCGGGAAGACGCTGCAGGCCAGTATGCGCGAGCTCGGACTGCttatcttcttcctcttcatcgGAGTCATCCTCTTCTCCAGCGCCGTGTACTTCGCGGAGACCGACGACCCGCACTCGGGCTTCAGCAGCATCCCGGACGCATTCTGGTGGGCTGTGGTCTCCATGACGACGGTGGGCTACGGGGACATGTGCCCGGTCACCATTGGGGGGAAGATCGTGGGCTCTTTGTGCGCTATCGCCGGCGTGCTGACCATCGCGCTGCCGGTGCCCGTCATCGTGTCCAACTTCAACTACTTCTACCACCGGGAGACGGAGCACGAGGAGCAGTTCCAGTACACGCACGTGACCTGCGGACAGCAACAGCCGGCTTTCGGAGAGTTCAGAAAGAGCGACAGCAGGTCGAGCCTGTCCAAGTCCGAGTTCCTGGGCAGCGAGGACGCGGACTCCATCAAGTACACCAACTGCAG encodes the following:
- the LOC116317967 gene encoding shaker-related potassium channel tsha2-like, with amino-acid sequence MTVVPAENLDETVALAALSAQDACEPERADSQDCCERVVINISGLRFETQLKTLAQFPATLLGDPRKRMRFFDPLRNEYFFDRNRPSFDAILYYYQSGGRLRRPVNVPVDIFLEEIKFYELGEEVIENFKDDEGFIKEEERPLPENEFQRQVWLLFEYPESSGPARGIAIVSVLVILISIVIFCMETLPEFREEARTFDEHLAANGTARAKKPNPFTDPFFIVETLCIIWFSFELLVRFLACPSKAAFFKNIMNTIDIVAIMPYFITLGLELAEHQGNGQQAMSLAILRVIRLVRVFRIFKLSRHSKGLQILGKTLQASMRELGLLIFFLFIGVILFSSAVYFAETDDPHSGFSSIPDAFWWAVVSMTTVGYGDMCPVTIGGKIVGSLCAIAGVLTIALPVPVIVSNFNYFYHRETEHEEQFQYTHVTCGQQQPAFGEFRKSDSRSSLSKSEFLGSEDADSIKYTNCSPHKAHSGKLTDV